A portion of the Vibrio coralliirubri genome contains these proteins:
- a CDS encoding ISNCY family transposase, giving the protein MSAKDIHRFKVLTDVREKRLRQVDAAIILNLSARHIRRLVNKLVSLGAQSLTHAARGRPSNRRYSEHFRIEILKLIREHYSDFSPTFALEKLTERHNLSVSKETLRQWMIADGLWLPHSQRKPRVYQPRYRRDCLGELIQIDGSHHDWFEGRSDKCCLLVFIDDATGRLMNLRFSETESAFDYMLTTREYLNEHGKPIAFYSDKHSIFRVNQEKHKQVGQTQYGRVLKELAIELICANSSQAKGRVERANLTLQDRLVKEMRLQGIDTIEQANAWLPYFIADFNHRFAKPAQYPKDMHRPVRESKQELDDIFSWQETRKLSKSLTFQYDKVIYLIEPTEENSRLAHEHVKILDYPNGEIAIQYGHRKLEFKTFDKLEHVQQTQIVDNKRLGQVLKFAQQQQEEFEQQQQRTRSKKAPKRRAQQRALQTAPRAINPVLTEPFKASSRKT; this is encoded by the coding sequence ATGAGTGCAAAAGATATTCATCGATTCAAGGTGCTTACTGACGTACGTGAAAAACGACTACGCCAAGTTGACGCCGCTATAATTTTGAATCTGTCTGCGCGCCATATCCGACGTTTGGTGAACAAACTGGTCTCTCTTGGTGCTCAAAGTCTTACACACGCAGCGCGTGGACGCCCAAGTAATCGACGCTACTCAGAACATTTCAGAATTGAAATACTGAAACTTATCCGTGAGCATTACTCTGACTTCTCACCAACGTTCGCTCTGGAAAAACTGACTGAACGACACAATCTATCCGTCTCTAAAGAAACACTCCGTCAATGGATGATCGCCGACGGACTGTGGCTTCCACATTCACAACGCAAACCTCGAGTCTATCAGCCTCGTTACCGTCGTGATTGCTTGGGTGAACTTATCCAAATTGACGGCTCCCATCATGACTGGTTTGAAGGCCGCAGCGACAAATGCTGCCTATTGGTGTTCATTGATGATGCGACTGGCCGTTTGATGAACCTAAGATTCAGCGAGACAGAATCCGCATTTGACTACATGTTGACCACGCGTGAATACCTCAATGAGCACGGTAAACCCATCGCATTTTACAGTGACAAGCACTCAATTTTTCGAGTGAATCAGGAGAAACACAAACAAGTTGGCCAAACTCAATACGGGCGCGTGCTGAAAGAACTGGCCATAGAACTCATCTGTGCCAACAGCTCCCAAGCCAAAGGCCGCGTTGAGCGAGCCAACCTCACGCTGCAAGACCGACTGGTTAAAGAGATGCGCTTACAAGGTATCGACACCATCGAACAAGCCAACGCCTGGCTTCCCTACTTCATCGCCGATTTTAACCATCGCTTTGCTAAGCCCGCTCAATACCCAAAAGACATGCATCGCCCGGTTCGAGAGTCCAAGCAAGAACTCGACGATATTTTCAGTTGGCAAGAAACCCGCAAGCTCTCAAAGTCGCTGACATTTCAATACGATAAAGTGATTTATCTCATTGAACCTACTGAAGAAAACAGCCGACTAGCGCACGAACATGTCAAGATACTCGACTACCCAAACGGTGAAATCGCCATCCAATACGGGCATCGAAAACTCGAATTCAAAACCTTCGACAAACTCGAGCACGTTCAACAAACCCAAATCGTCGACAACAAACGCCTCGGCCAAGTTTTAAAATTTGCTCAGCAACAACAAGAAGAATTCGAACAACAACAGCAACGAACCCGCAGTAAGAAAGCCCCCAAGCGCCGTGCACAACAAAGAGCCCTTCAAACAGCGCCTCGAGCCATCAACCCTGTCCTCACCGAACCATTCAAAGCTTCCAGTCGAAAGACCTAA
- a CDS encoding NupC/NupG family nucleoside CNT transporter produces the protein MASLLGIITILVAAWLLSTDRKNIPLRTVSLAFLLQISFALLVLYVPMGKEALNAATGAVSSLINYGQEGINFLFGGLTNNGFVFAINVLGIIIFFSALISGLYHIGFMPKVINLIGGALQKFLGTGRAESLSATANIFVGMIEAPLVVKPYLKHMTDSQLFAVMVCGLASVAGGTLVGYASLGVDLNFLIAAAFMSAPAGLLMAKILVPGSPDDAQENIESDVEIPRATNVVEAMADGAMSGLRIAVAVGATLLAFISVIAMLNGLLGIVGGWFGVNLSFELILGYVFAPVAWLIGVPWSEAVVAGSLIGNKIVVNEFVAFIQLMDAKEALSEHSQAIVTFALCGFANISTMAILIGGLGSLVPERRSFISQYGFKAICAGVFANLMSAAIAGVVLSL, from the coding sequence ATGGCTTCCCTACTTGGAATTATCACTATTTTAGTTGCCGCTTGGTTACTATCTACGGACAGAAAAAATATTCCACTAAGAACAGTCTCTTTGGCTTTCTTATTACAAATCTCATTCGCGCTATTGGTTCTGTATGTACCAATGGGTAAAGAAGCGTTGAATGCAGCCACGGGTGCGGTATCTAGCTTGATCAACTACGGTCAAGAGGGGATTAACTTCCTATTTGGTGGCCTAACGAATAACGGTTTCGTTTTCGCGATTAATGTTCTGGGCATCATTATCTTTTTCTCTGCGCTTATCTCTGGTTTGTACCACATCGGCTTTATGCCAAAAGTGATCAACCTTATCGGTGGTGCACTGCAGAAGTTCTTGGGCACAGGTCGTGCGGAATCACTGTCTGCGACTGCCAACATCTTTGTCGGCATGATTGAAGCGCCATTGGTGGTTAAACCTTACTTAAAGCACATGACGGATTCACAACTGTTTGCTGTGATGGTGTGTGGTTTAGCTTCTGTCGCTGGTGGTACGCTAGTGGGTTATGCATCGCTTGGCGTTGACCTAAACTTCCTGATCGCTGCGGCATTCATGTCTGCACCAGCCGGTCTATTGATGGCTAAAATCTTAGTACCTGGCAGCCCAGATGACGCTCAAGAAAATATTGAGTCTGATGTAGAAATTCCACGAGCAACAAACGTAGTTGAGGCAATGGCAGATGGGGCTATGTCTGGACTTCGTATTGCCGTTGCGGTGGGTGCAACACTTCTTGCCTTTATCAGTGTGATTGCAATGCTGAATGGCTTGCTAGGTATCGTTGGCGGCTGGTTTGGCGTAAACCTAAGCTTCGAACTTATCCTAGGTTATGTGTTTGCACCCGTTGCATGGCTGATCGGTGTACCGTGGTCTGAGGCTGTGGTTGCGGGCTCATTGATCGGTAACAAGATTGTCGTGAACGAGTTCGTGGCTTTCATCCAACTAATGGATGCTAAAGAGGCGCTAAGTGAGCACTCACAAGCGATCGTGACTTTTGCTCTATGTGGCTTTGCTAACATATCTACCATGGCGATTCTTATCGGTGGTTTGGGCAGCTTAGTTCCAGAGCGTCGCTCTTTCATCTCACAATATGGCTTCAAAGCGATTTGTGCAGGTGTGTTTGCTAACCTAATGAGTGCCGCTATTGCTGGTGTTGTACTTTCCCTATAG
- a CDS encoding cation:proton antiporter: MDLSITSSLALIGLLSLACQLLGWRLRLPAILPLLIVGLLLGPGLNILNPDAIFGDVLFPMISLGVAIILFEGALTLNFKEIRGHGRMVTHLVSFGMLITWACIVVGAYYFVDFSWPLAALFGALVVVTGPTVIVPMLRSIQPKSSLGSILRWEGIVIDPIGALFAVLVYEYIVSSADPTGHVLSALGLTLVIGLGLGIIGGHLIAKMLQGHWVPHYLRNVAVLTLMLAAFSFSNDLSEESGLLTVTIMGIWLANVKGLDIEDIIEFKETLTVLLISALFILLASRLDSGTFLSIGWGGVGLLAVVMLVARPLSVWISGIGTDLTSADKWFLSWMAPRGIVAAAVSSLFAIKLQEKQLIEGADLLVPMVFLVIIGTVVIQSLTASWWARRLGVTQEKAQGVIFFGATQFSRQFAKVLATHNINSVLADTNWESIRLARMENLNVYFGNPASSHAENNLELDGIGRAMIVSPYRQTNPLVSMHYQDEFGENKVFELESSENKHERHQVSRDGNRSLFSEGITYSKLNSLMAQGSQIKSTGLTEAFDLNEFNALYPKAIPLGVINGGDFRLITQGSELEKLISTECELISLLPPSEQTEKVDTPDK, translated from the coding sequence ATGGATTTGTCGATTACTTCTTCTTTGGCGTTAATTGGACTCTTGTCTTTAGCTTGTCAGCTACTCGGTTGGCGTTTACGTCTTCCCGCTATTCTTCCTCTCCTTATCGTTGGCCTGTTGTTAGGTCCCGGCCTGAATATCCTAAATCCCGATGCCATTTTCGGTGATGTGCTGTTTCCTATGATTTCATTAGGGGTTGCCATCATCCTGTTTGAAGGGGCATTAACCCTAAATTTCAAAGAAATCAGAGGCCATGGTCGGATGGTGACTCATCTCGTGAGTTTCGGCATGTTGATTACATGGGCGTGTATCGTGGTGGGTGCTTATTACTTTGTGGACTTCAGTTGGCCGTTAGCCGCACTGTTTGGTGCATTAGTTGTGGTAACTGGCCCTACGGTAATCGTGCCCATGCTTCGCAGTATTCAGCCTAAATCTTCGTTAGGCAGTATCTTGCGATGGGAAGGGATAGTGATTGATCCGATTGGCGCTCTGTTTGCGGTTCTCGTTTACGAGTACATTGTTTCTTCTGCCGATCCTACTGGACACGTTCTGTCAGCACTGGGCCTGACGCTAGTAATAGGTTTAGGCTTAGGGATCATCGGTGGCCATTTGATTGCCAAGATGCTGCAAGGGCATTGGGTACCGCACTATTTGCGTAATGTGGCTGTGTTGACGTTAATGCTCGCCGCGTTCTCGTTTTCTAATGATTTGAGTGAAGAATCGGGTTTATTAACCGTGACCATCATGGGGATCTGGCTTGCCAACGTGAAAGGCTTGGATATCGAAGACATCATCGAATTCAAAGAAACCCTAACCGTGTTGCTTATTTCTGCGTTGTTTATTCTGTTAGCGAGCAGGCTCGATTCCGGAACCTTCCTCTCGATAGGTTGGGGTGGGGTTGGTCTGTTAGCGGTAGTGATGCTGGTGGCGCGCCCTTTGAGTGTGTGGATCAGCGGGATCGGCACGGATCTTACCTCTGCGGATAAGTGGTTTTTGAGCTGGATGGCACCGCGCGGGATCGTTGCAGCCGCGGTTTCTTCTCTGTTTGCAATCAAGCTTCAAGAAAAACAATTAATTGAAGGCGCAGACCTTCTGGTGCCAATGGTGTTCTTGGTCATCATCGGTACGGTTGTGATTCAGAGCCTTACCGCGAGTTGGTGGGCGAGAAGGCTAGGTGTGACTCAAGAGAAGGCACAAGGCGTTATCTTCTTTGGTGCGACTCAGTTTTCACGCCAGTTTGCCAAAGTGCTGGCCACACACAACATCAACAGTGTGCTTGCTGATACCAACTGGGAGAGCATTCGTTTAGCGCGCATGGAAAACTTGAATGTTTATTTTGGTAACCCGGCTTCGAGCCACGCTGAAAATAATCTGGAATTGGATGGAATAGGGCGTGCGATGATCGTGTCGCCTTATCGTCAAACCAACCCGTTAGTTAGCATGCACTATCAAGACGAGTTTGGTGAGAATAAGGTGTTTGAGCTTGAGTCCTCAGAGAATAAACATGAAAGGCATCAAGTGAGTCGCGATGGCAATAGAAGCTTGTTTTCGGAAGGGATTACCTATTCCAAGCTTAACTCACTGATGGCTCAGGGTAGCCAAATTAAAAGTACAGGTTTGACAGAGGCATTTGATTTAAACGAGTTTAACGCGCTGTACCCTAAAGCTATCCCTCTTGGGGTGATTAATGGCGGTGATTTCCGTTTAATTACACAAGGATCTGAGTTGGAAAAACTCATATCAACGGAGTGTGAGCTTATTAGTTTATTACCGCCTTCTGAACAGACGGAAAAAGTTGATACTCCAGATAAGTAG
- a CDS encoding GNAT family N-acetyltransferase yields MIEWRVKKFEDLSVQELYDFLQQRVDIFIVDMNTPYSDLDGKDNHPETYHVMGYENGHLVAYSRIMAQKLGYPTDVLPLLDSDANDVCIGRVIVAKDYRGKQIGNQLMQVSFDATRKIYPDCSIFISAQSHLKDYYGKFGFDVVTDSYLEDGCTMLGLRYIPEVVAV; encoded by the coding sequence ATGATTGAGTGGAGAGTTAAAAAGTTCGAAGATCTGTCTGTTCAAGAGCTCTATGATTTCTTGCAGCAAAGAGTTGATATTTTTATCGTGGATATGAACACGCCCTACAGTGATTTGGATGGTAAAGATAACCATCCGGAGACTTATCACGTCATGGGCTACGAGAACGGACACTTAGTGGCTTACAGTCGAATTATGGCTCAGAAACTTGGGTATCCAACCGATGTTCTTCCCCTGCTCGATTCAGATGCCAACGATGTTTGTATCGGACGAGTGATTGTCGCGAAGGACTATCGAGGCAAACAGATAGGTAACCAACTCATGCAGGTGAGTTTTGATGCAACTCGAAAGATTTATCCTGACTGCTCAATTTTTATTTCGGCACAATCACACCTTAAAGACTACTATGGTAAATTCGGTTTCGACGTGGTGACGGATAGTTACTTAGAAGATGGGTGTACGATGTTAGGTCTTCGATACATTCCAGAGGTTGTGGCTGTTTAA
- the folD gene encoding bifunctional methylenetetrahydrofolate dehydrogenase/methenyltetrahydrofolate cyclohydrolase FolD, whose translation MTAQNIDGKLISQTVRSEVAARVKARTEAGLRAPGLAVVLVGEDPASQVYVGSKRKACEEVGFVSKSYDLPATATEDELLTLVDQLNDDPEIDGILVQLPLPAGIDSTHVLERITPEKDVDGFHPYNVGRLAQRMPKLRSCTPKGIITLLDRYNIDLRGKHAVVVGASNIVGRPMTLELLLAGCTTTTCHRFTKDLEGHVRQADVVVVAVGKPNFIPGAWIKKGAVVVDVGINRLESGKLVGDVEYDVAKESASFITPVPGGVGPMTVASLIENTMIACEQFHSK comes from the coding sequence ATGACTGCTCAAAATATTGATGGAAAGCTAATTTCTCAAACGGTTCGCTCCGAAGTTGCTGCACGTGTAAAAGCTCGTACTGAAGCTGGATTGCGCGCTCCGGGCCTAGCGGTTGTTTTAGTGGGTGAAGACCCTGCTTCTCAGGTTTACGTTGGAAGTAAGCGTAAAGCGTGTGAAGAAGTTGGCTTCGTATCTAAATCTTACGACTTGCCAGCCACTGCGACAGAAGACGAATTGTTAACACTGGTAGACCAACTGAACGACGATCCAGAGATCGACGGTATTCTTGTTCAACTGCCTCTACCAGCAGGCATTGATAGCACTCACGTTCTTGAGCGTATCACGCCAGAAAAAGACGTTGACGGCTTCCACCCATACAATGTTGGCCGTTTGGCTCAGCGCATGCCTAAGCTTCGCTCTTGCACGCCAAAAGGCATCATCACGCTGCTTGACCGTTACAACATCGATTTACGTGGTAAGCACGCGGTTGTGGTTGGCGCATCAAACATCGTAGGTCGCCCAATGACGCTAGAGCTTCTTCTAGCAGGTTGTACGACAACAACATGTCACCGCTTCACCAAAGACCTTGAAGGCCACGTACGTCAAGCAGACGTTGTGGTAGTTGCCGTTGGTAAACCTAACTTCATTCCTGGCGCTTGGATTAAGAAAGGCGCTGTTGTGGTCGATGTTGGTATCAACCGCTTAGAGTCTGGCAAACTAGTGGGCGACGTTGAATACGACGTAGCGAAAGAAAGCGCAAGCTTCATCACACCTGTACCGGGTGGTGTTGGTCCAATGACGGTTGCGAGCCTAATCGAGAACACCATGATCGCTTGTGAGCAATTTCACTCGAAGTAA